The following DNA comes from Alienimonas californiensis.
CGGGCTGTTCGATGCGGACGCCGTCGTGATTGGCGGACGCGGCCTCTCCATTGCGGAACCGCGCAAACAGCGCGAACCGCAACCGGCCGCGAGCCTCTCGCAACCAGGCTGTCCTGTCCCGGGCAGCCCCGTCGTCGGCGTATCCCCGACGACGACCGCGAGAACGGTCTCCGCCGTCGCGATGCCGATGCCCAGCCCCCAAACCGCCTCTGGGCGGTATAGCGGCCCCGCCGCACGGGTCTGGGCGTCGTGGGTGGTCAGTCCGGCCGTTTCGGCCTGACGTCGGAGCCGCGGCCTTTCGCCGCCCTCCGCACCGCCCGCCCGCTGCCGCCCCCGCCGGGCGACCCGCGTTCGTTTCGTGTCTGAAACGTCGCCGGTCGCACCGAGTTGGGGTCGCTCCACATGTTCGCCCCTGTGCGGTCGCATGTTGAGCCGGGCCGTCGCCCCCGCTGCCAGAGCTCGCTGAGAACCCCCTCGCCGCGGCTGCGCCAATCGCGCGGCCGATCCCGGCCCGGCTGTGCCCTCCGCACCGCCCGGCCCGGACGCCTTCTCGCACGGCGACCCCCCGAACGGCGACGCCCGATTCCTCCCCCCGCCGGTTCCCGATTGGGAAACGCGGGGCCGGTCGGCCGTCGAACGCCCCGCTCGAAAGGAGCGAACCGATGGACACGCTTTTCAGCAACGGCGCCCGGGCCGCCCGGGACGCCGGCAACATGGAGCCGGAGCGGCTCGTGCTGCTGGTCCGGGCCTCCCAGGCCGGCGACCGGGCCGCCTTCGGCGAACTCGCCGCCCACTTCGAGCCGACCGTTTTCGCCGTCGCACTGCGCCGGTTGCGGAACCGCTCCGAGGCCGCCGAGGTCACCCAGGACGTGCTGATGCGGGCGATGCGGAAGATCGGTCAGCTGGAAGAGCCCGAGCGGTTCGCCGGCTGGCTGAAGCAGGTCGCCGTCCGCATGAGCATCAACCGGGCCGTGCGGCGTCCCAAGGAGGCCGTCTGCGCCCCCGAGACCTTCGGCGGCGAGGCGACCGGCGGGGAGACCGCCCTCGACTCGCTGCTGCGGGGCGAGGCCGCGGCCCTCGTGCGGGGTTCGCTGGATCGGCTGAAGGAGCTCGACCGGCGGACGCTGACGGCGTTCTACTTCGAGGGGCGGTCCCTGAAGGAGATCGGCGAGGAGTTCGCCTGCCCCGTCGGCACCGTGAAGCGGCGGCTGCACACCGCCCGCGGTCGGTTGAAGGCGGAGCTGGCCTCCGTCATGTCCGCCTGAGTTGCTGAGCCCCGCTTGGGGGCCCAATTGAGAGTCCGCCGCCCGCCGGAGAGCCCGCTCCCCGGCGGGCGGCTTCGTGCGCGGGCGGCAGTTCGTCTACCTTCCCGGCCATGGACGCCCCTTCCCCCGCACCCGCCGCGACGCGCTCAAGTGGGCGAACCGCGACGACGCTGTTACTGGGAGCGGTGCTGGGGGCGGGGGCCGTGCTAGTGGCCGGTTGGATCGACCGGGCACCGGCGAACCCGCACGACACCCCGGCGTTCGTCGGCGCCCCGCTGCGGGGGACGGCGGCGGGGGAAACGACGGCGGGGGCCGCGTCCGAGTCCGCGGGCACGTTTCGGCTGGTGGCCTGGAACGCCCACGGCCTCCGCGGAGCCGACGGCGACTACAACCCGGCGCTGACTGTGCAGTGGTTGCTGGCCTCTCGATTCGACCTCGCCCTCCTCCAAGAGGTGCCCGGGCCCGCCGACGGCGCCGCCGAGGGACCGGCGTCCGGCATGCTCGGCCGGTTCACCGGTTCCTCCGCCGCATTCGTCGGGACGGAGCGCCGGTTCGGGGAGGAGCACACCGGCAACGCGGTCCTCTCCACTCTCCCGACCGGACCGGTGCACCGCATTCCGCTGCCGGACACCCGCGGCAAAGCGTTCCGCACCATGGTCCTCACGACCGTGTTCGTGCCGACCGAGCAGAATCCGGCGGGCGAAGCCGTCCGCGTGCTGAACGTCCATTTAACGAAGCCGAACCTCGAACGGGGCCAGATCGAACGGGCGATCGACCTGTTCCTCGCGCTGGAGACGCCCTGCGTATTGGCCGGCGAC
Coding sequences within:
- a CDS encoding RNA polymerase sigma factor, encoding MDTLFSNGARAARDAGNMEPERLVLLVRASQAGDRAAFGELAAHFEPTVFAVALRRLRNRSEAAEVTQDVLMRAMRKIGQLEEPERFAGWLKQVAVRMSINRAVRRPKEAVCAPETFGGEATGGETALDSLLRGEAAALVRGSLDRLKELDRRTLTAFYFEGRSLKEIGEEFACPVGTVKRRLHTARGRLKAELASVMSA
- a CDS encoding endonuclease/exonuclease/phosphatase family protein, coding for MDAPSPAPAATRSSGRTATTLLLGAVLGAGAVLVAGWIDRAPANPHDTPAFVGAPLRGTAAGETTAGAASESAGTFRLVAWNAHGLRGADGDYNPALTVQWLLASRFDLALLQEVPGPADGAAEGPASGMLGRFTGSSAAFVGTERRFGEEHTGNAVLSTLPTGPVHRIPLPDTRGKAFRTMVLTTVFVPTEQNPAGEAVRVLNVHLTKPNLERGQIERAIDLFLALETPCVLAGDFNQPIDAPALTGLLAVDGVTDALAALDPDEVLASLPVDKEKVDHIFVRGLTVGEAAVVPTKASDHPLFRVDLRLPRAAPPTP